The genomic interval TTTTGGAAGTGAACGGGGGTATTTATAAAGGAAACCCGATCGTACACACCATTAATGAACATATAGGCACCCTTGATTCCCACGGATTAGTTGAAAGGATGGTGATCAGAAATTGCACTGTATATGGAGGTATCAACCTGGGTGCCAATTATGTGACCGTGGATAGTTGCATCATTTATGCTGATAAGAAACGGATATTGAATGTGGGGAGTGATGTATTACCAGGCACGGACTGGGGACATTATACAATAAGAAACTGCCGCTTTATTGGAGACCCTGCTACCAACCATTCCCTGATCTATGGAAAGGCCAATGTGAAGGAGTTGGTGTTGGAACAAGTAGAAGTGGAAGATCTCCGAAAAGGTGTATATCTCGCTGATCTCCGGTATTTCACCCCCGGCGCCACAACTTTTAACCGGATCAGGTTCAAGAATAGTGCGCAAAGACAAGACAACCTTATCCTTAAGCTAAAGAATGGGAACCTGAGGATCGATAAATCTGAATTAACCATGGCGGCCGTTAAAGAACTTGATTAAGGCTATTCATCATAATTTGTTAATGACAGGTTAACAGGCAATGAATATCCAAAGGCTACTTTTATTCCTGTAAAGTACCTGCCTATTTATGATTCTTTCATTGTCAATCCCGGAACCCTTTGCCACCAACCAGACCCAGGTAGGGAAGACCGGATTTGATATTTTACAACGGCACAGACTCCATTCACGCATGGATATGATCCGGGATTGTGACAAGGTACTGGAAGAAAAGAACAAGGAGATGAAGCTGGGGGAATACCTGGATGGTTTCTCCCGTTTGAATGCCTATCATAAGTATCATTATTACCGACTTGGGCTATATGGGCGGATCGGATACTTTTTTGCCTTTTTGTTTCATCGCTTATTTCCCAAATTACATCCCGTTACAAGGAAGTTATATCTGGCCATCACCAAAGGAAAGACCCAATATTTTTCCAAAACAGAGGTATTGGGCCGTCTTTTTCGTGCCGGCTTTCAAATGGTGGCTTTCTCCGAGGAAAAAGGCGAAATACGCTTTCGCGTCTATAAATCAGCCGAGTTTGGCGAAACTTCCCCTCCTTCTTATTGGCCTGTATTTCGGATGCGTCGGGTAGGAAAAAATGGAAAGATCATTCATGTATATAAATGGAGGACCATGCACCCTTATGCCGAGTATGTACAGGAGTTTATCCGGGTGACGCAGGGGCTTGACGAGACAGGTAAATTCAAAAATGATTTTAGGGTTACTCGTTGGGGTAAGTTCCTTCGAAAATATTGGCTGGATGAATTGCCCATGCTTTTTAACCTGTTTTCGGGAAATATCAAATTGATCGGGGTACGCCCCATTTCTGCCAATTACTTAAAGTTGTACCCGGAAAGTTTTCAGGAGTACAGAAAGAAATTCAAACCAGGTCTGATCCCTCCATACTACGCCGATATGCCTCGGAATTTCGATGAAATTGTGGCCTCGGAAAATCGTTACTTCGAATCCTACGAGAAAAATGCCTT from Chitinophagales bacterium carries:
- a CDS encoding sugar transferase — its product is MILSLSIPEPFATNQTQVGKTGFDILQRHRLHSRMDMIRDCDKVLEEKNKEMKLGEYLDGFSRLNAYHKYHYYRLGLYGRIGYFFAFLFHRLFPKLHPVTRKLYLAITKGKTQYFSKTEVLGRLFRAGFQMVAFSEEKGEIRFRVYKSAEFGETSPPSYWPVFRMRRVGKNGKIIHVYKWRTMHPYAEYVQEFIRVTQGLDETGKFKNDFRVTRWGKFLRKYWLDELPMLFNLFSGNIKLIGVRPISANYLKLYPESFQEYRKKFKPGLIPPYYADMPRNFDEIVASENRYFESYEKNAFTTDLRYFSRILSNILVKKARSK